A single window of Modestobacter italicus DNA harbors:
- the ggt gene encoding gamma-glutamyltransferase has product MPRRRSTLLALGGLAAGLLVSSPAAASPPAVSPPAADPVADRQPLAVGTGGAVATVDPDATRVGLEVLARGGNAADAAVAAAAALGVSEPYSAGVGGGGFFVYYDAASRTVSTIDGRETAPLAMGADAFLDAAGDPLPLQEAVQSGLSVGTPGTPLTWARALAEFGTLSLAEVLEGGTRLAAEGFVVDRTFQQQTADNQEKLARFASSAELFLPGGAPPEVGSVFRNPDLARTYDLLAEEGVGALYTGEIGADVVRTAQHPPMAVGADPVRPGLLAAEDLARYDAPLREPTRVDYRGLEVYGMAPPSSGGSTVGEALGILEQFPLSTLPAVPALHRYLAASALAFADRNAYVGDPAYVQVPLAELLSPAFAAERACAIDPDRALATPVAAGDPDGEYGPCPAEDAATPDAATEGPNTTHLTVADAAGNVASYTLTIEQTGGSGITVPGRGFLLNNELTDFTFAPSDATVPEPNLPAPGKRPRSSMSPTIVLRDGEPVLALGSPGGSTIITTVLQTLLNRVDGHLDLAEAIAAPRASLRNTAAVEAEPAFVDAHGAELTALGYSFTTTAEIGAATGIEFLPGGLLLAAAESERRGGGSAGVVHELAAGGAGDGALVPRLGTGG; this is encoded by the coding sequence ATGCCGCGTCGCCGGTCCACCCTCCTGGCCCTCGGCGGTCTCGCGGCCGGCCTGCTGGTCAGCAGCCCGGCAGCCGCCTCCCCACCCGCCGTCTCCCCGCCAGCCGCCGACCCGGTCGCCGACCGGCAGCCGCTGGCCGTCGGCACGGGAGGCGCGGTGGCGACGGTCGACCCCGATGCCACCCGGGTCGGCCTGGAGGTGCTGGCGCGGGGCGGCAACGCCGCGGACGCCGCGGTGGCGGCAGCCGCCGCGCTCGGCGTCAGCGAGCCCTACTCCGCGGGGGTCGGCGGTGGTGGCTTCTTCGTGTACTACGACGCCGCCAGCCGCACGGTGTCCACGATCGACGGCCGGGAGACCGCACCGCTGGCGATGGGCGCCGACGCGTTCCTCGACGCAGCCGGGGACCCCCTGCCCCTCCAGGAGGCGGTCCAGAGCGGCCTGTCCGTCGGGACCCCGGGCACCCCGCTGACCTGGGCGCGTGCCCTGGCGGAGTTCGGCACCCTGTCCCTGGCGGAGGTGCTGGAGGGCGGGACCCGGCTCGCCGCGGAGGGGTTCGTCGTCGACCGGACGTTCCAGCAGCAGACCGCCGACAACCAGGAGAAGTTGGCCCGCTTCGCCTCCTCCGCCGAGCTGTTCCTGCCCGGTGGCGCACCCCCGGAGGTCGGCTCGGTGTTCCGGAACCCCGACCTGGCGCGCACCTACGACCTGCTGGCGGAGGAGGGCGTCGGCGCGCTGTACACCGGTGAGATCGGCGCGGACGTGGTGCGGACCGCACAGCACCCGCCGATGGCCGTGGGCGCCGACCCGGTGCGGCCGGGTCTGCTGGCGGCGGAGGACCTCGCGCGGTACGACGCGCCGCTGCGCGAGCCGACCAGGGTGGACTACCGCGGCCTGGAGGTCTACGGGATGGCCCCGCCCTCCAGCGGTGGCTCCACCGTGGGCGAGGCCCTCGGCATCCTGGAGCAGTTCCCGCTGAGCACCCTCCCCGCCGTCCCGGCGCTGCACCGCTACCTGGCGGCCAGCGCGCTCGCGTTCGCCGACCGGAACGCCTACGTCGGTGACCCGGCGTACGTCCAGGTGCCGCTGGCCGAGCTGCTGTCCCCGGCCTTCGCCGCGGAGCGCGCCTGTGCCATCGACCCCGACCGGGCCCTGGCCACGCCGGTCGCCGCCGGTGACCCGGACGGCGAGTACGGCCCGTGCCCCGCGGAGGACGCCGCGACCCCGGACGCTGCGACCGAGGGGCCGAACACGACCCACCTGACCGTCGCGGACGCGGCCGGCAACGTCGCCAGCTACACGTTGACCATCGAGCAGACCGGCGGCAGCGGGATCACCGTCCCCGGCCGCGGGTTCCTGCTCAACAACGAGCTCACCGACTTCACCTTCGCGCCGAGCGACGCGACCGTCCCCGAGCCGAACCTGCCGGCTCCTGGCAAGCGTCCGCGCAGCAGCATGTCGCCGACGATCGTGCTGCGCGACGGTGAGCCGGTGCTGGCGCTGGGGTCGCCGGGCGGCAGCACGATCATCACCACGGTGCTGCAGACGCTGCTCAACCGGGTCGACGGGCACCTGGACCTCGCCGAGGCCATCGCCGCCCCGCGCGCCTCGCTGCGGAACACCGCGGCGGTGGAGGCCGAGCCTGCCTTCGTCGACGCCCACGGCGCGGAGCTGACGGCGCTGGGGTACTCCTTCACCACGACCGCGGAGATCGGTGCGGCGACCGGGATCGAGTTCCTGCCCGGTGGCCTGCTGCTCGCCGCCGCGGAGTCCGAGCGCCGGGGCGGTGGCAGCGCCGGCGTGGTGCACGAGTT